In Stieleria varia, one genomic interval encodes:
- a CDS encoding efflux RND transporter periplasmic adaptor subunit, translated as MPTMLQLAVGDSRLLVMITPPRMILTSLERMKYNRRPSSLAPLLACLVAAFSGCDQRPPSSPPRTVQATPVNTVLVEEQQVRRTSLQPATIAAYYQAEIHARATGYISEVKADIGDYVAKDAPLAIIAIPEIDSQRAVLLAKINRLQAMEKQTQAGVALADARVKSVEARLVEARSMMDQAAASLAAAEAELSRTQDLVQRQSLQNRMLDEARMKRDSETARKKAMDSSIDSAAAEVLVAKAQKEAAEADLVTAQAETSIAQKELEQLDVLIDFAIVKAPFAGFITQRNAEPGALVGNDANDSTSLFVISQIDTVRVQFHVPESDAPLVNQGDAVTLTLPSFSSQVPIQTTVTRVGHSLDPSTRLMLVECELLNPENKLLPGMFGQATVELSSEVAANMLPARAVRFSESGDAYVYTIGDDDAVSVIPVTTGLDDGSSIEIVSGLTKGQRVVDAHLKRFQDGQKVTILNR; from the coding sequence ATGCCAACTATGCTGCAACTGGCAGTCGGCGATTCTCGGCTGCTGGTAATGATTACTCCGCCTCGCATGATTCTGACATCGTTAGAACGTATGAAATACAACCGCCGTCCGTCATCACTGGCCCCCCTGTTGGCCTGCTTGGTCGCCGCGTTTTCTGGTTGCGACCAACGACCACCGTCATCCCCGCCACGGACCGTCCAGGCCACTCCCGTGAACACCGTGCTGGTGGAGGAACAACAGGTTCGGCGGACCTCCCTGCAACCTGCGACCATCGCCGCCTACTACCAGGCCGAAATCCATGCCAGGGCAACCGGCTACATCTCGGAGGTCAAAGCCGACATTGGGGACTATGTAGCCAAGGATGCCCCATTGGCGATCATCGCGATCCCTGAAATCGATTCTCAACGCGCCGTGTTGTTGGCGAAAATCAACCGTCTGCAAGCGATGGAAAAGCAAACGCAAGCGGGGGTGGCATTGGCCGACGCACGGGTCAAATCGGTCGAGGCTCGATTGGTCGAAGCGCGGTCGATGATGGATCAGGCAGCGGCCTCGCTCGCTGCCGCGGAAGCAGAGTTAAGCAGAACGCAAGACCTCGTCCAACGACAGTCGCTGCAAAATCGCATGTTGGACGAAGCCCGAATGAAGCGTGACTCGGAAACGGCTCGCAAAAAGGCGATGGACTCGTCGATCGACTCCGCAGCAGCCGAAGTGCTGGTCGCGAAAGCGCAGAAAGAAGCCGCCGAGGCCGACTTGGTGACCGCGCAAGCAGAAACGTCGATCGCACAAAAAGAACTTGAGCAGCTCGACGTGCTGATCGACTTCGCCATCGTCAAAGCCCCATTCGCAGGTTTCATCACACAACGCAACGCCGAACCGGGGGCATTGGTCGGAAACGATGCCAACGATTCAACTTCGCTGTTCGTGATCAGCCAAATCGACACCGTTCGTGTTCAGTTTCATGTTCCAGAATCGGACGCGCCGCTGGTCAACCAAGGCGACGCGGTAACGTTGACACTGCCTTCATTCTCCTCCCAAGTTCCCATCCAAACGACCGTCACGCGCGTCGGTCATTCCCTGGACCCGAGCACACGACTCATGCTGGTGGAGTGTGAATTGCTGAATCCGGAAAACAAACTGCTGCCAGGAATGTTTGGACAGGCAACGGTGGAGCTGTCCAGCGAAGTCGCAGCGAACATGTTGCCGGCCAGAGCGGTTCGTTTTAGCGAGTCCGGAGACGCCTACGTGTACACCATCGGGGACGATGACGCCGTCTCCGTCATTCCCGTCACAACGGGATTGGACGACGGCAGCTCCATTGAGATTGTTTCAGGGCTTACCAAAGGACAACGAGTCGTCGACGCCCACCTCAAGCGTTTTCAAGATGGTCAAAAGGTAACGATTCTGAATCGCTGA
- a CDS encoding polysaccharide deacetylase family protein, with product MSRLSSSCRKLALRAYYHGTAPFRSRMRDRLAAEGRVPVCVLFYHRVADTHPNSWSMTNAQFKQQIHWLQKHAEIVPLSEVQRRIESGHNDRIAVAITFDDGYADNCDQAIPYLIENKIPATYFVTHDSVVNQRSFPQDIAEGIPLRPNTLDQIREMAGSGIEIGAHTRTHCNVAAITDPAVLVDEIVTASRELSDLIGQPIKYFAFPYGTPNTMSAEAVRLAKQAGMQGVCSAFGAYNWPGQDPYHIRRIHGDPQFIRLKNWLTLDRRKFSVGVDFQFTPTDLSLPPVIAPITTAPGTITPAAGSLS from the coding sequence TTGAGCAGGCTCAGTAGTAGCTGCCGCAAGCTCGCTCTGCGAGCCTACTACCACGGAACCGCTCCGTTCAGGTCGCGAATGCGCGATCGACTGGCCGCGGAAGGTCGCGTACCCGTTTGCGTGCTGTTCTATCATCGGGTCGCCGACACACATCCGAACTCTTGGTCGATGACCAATGCTCAGTTCAAACAGCAGATTCATTGGCTGCAGAAGCATGCTGAAATTGTTCCCCTGTCCGAAGTACAGCGTCGAATAGAAAGCGGCCACAATGATCGCATCGCCGTCGCGATCACTTTTGACGACGGATACGCCGACAATTGCGATCAAGCCATCCCGTATCTGATCGAGAATAAGATTCCAGCGACTTACTTCGTAACGCACGATTCGGTGGTCAACCAGCGATCGTTTCCCCAAGACATTGCGGAAGGAATCCCGCTGAGGCCGAACACGCTCGATCAGATTCGCGAAATGGCAGGAAGCGGGATCGAAATTGGCGCCCACACACGCACTCATTGCAACGTTGCCGCAATCACCGATCCGGCCGTCTTGGTCGATGAAATCGTGACCGCCAGCCGAGAATTGAGCGACCTGATTGGACAGCCGATCAAGTACTTTGCGTTCCCCTACGGCACGCCGAACACCATGTCCGCCGAGGCGGTACGACTGGCCAAGCAAGCCGGCATGCAGGGCGTCTGTTCCGCGTTTGGTGCTTACAACTGGCCCGGGCAAGATCCGTATCACATCCGCAGAATCCACGGCGACCCGCAGTTCATTCGTCTCAAGAATTGGTTGACCCTGGACCGCCGTAAATTCTCAGTCGGTGTCGACTTTCAATTTACCCCAACCGATCTATCACTGCCGCCAGTCATCGCACCCATCACAACCGCCCCCGGCACGATCACTCCTGCGGCGGGATCGCTGAGCTGA
- a CDS encoding GNAT family N-acetyltransferase has translation MSLTTELISDSSQLDKATIDCWNSLAANPLQRWEWLGSWWHAYQGQHTLYVLLVKRGDEIVGIAPWCMENRISTGRTVVFLGSGKACTDHLSLLCRPGDIEPVCNALAQWLNETALGESIKMPRELTWDAIELIGGDESDERLNVFANQIERTGLTVKRTAGDGCYVIDLPEQWEQYVAQRSKSGRRELRQSIKNVDDGTVVIHTVQNEAELEQYWDDFVDLHQRRRHASGTTGCFDHPPFDQFIRRAASEMLKSGMLRMAVAIHDDTPIAAMFAITDAESLYFYQSGMNPDEAKLRPGSTLFCEGIRNSINEGRVRFDMMRGDESYKLRWRAQLHPSQEIRICSPRASAQIRNQVYSIGISFKNLIKSGLATFQPSGELP, from the coding sequence ATGTCACTCACCACCGAGCTAATCAGCGATTCATCACAGCTTGATAAGGCGACGATTGATTGTTGGAACTCGCTTGCCGCCAACCCCTTGCAACGTTGGGAATGGCTCGGCAGTTGGTGGCACGCCTATCAAGGCCAACACACCCTGTACGTCCTGCTGGTCAAACGCGGAGACGAGATCGTTGGAATAGCTCCCTGGTGCATGGAAAACCGTATCAGCACCGGACGAACGGTCGTGTTTTTGGGTTCGGGCAAAGCCTGCACGGACCACCTGTCACTGCTGTGTCGCCCTGGCGATATCGAGCCCGTCTGCAACGCTCTTGCTCAGTGGCTCAACGAAACCGCCCTCGGGGAGTCCATCAAAATGCCGCGTGAACTGACTTGGGATGCGATCGAATTGATCGGCGGTGACGAATCCGACGAGCGACTGAATGTCTTTGCCAATCAGATCGAGCGAACCGGGCTAACCGTCAAACGCACTGCTGGTGACGGTTGCTACGTCATCGACCTCCCCGAGCAGTGGGAGCAGTATGTTGCGCAAAGATCCAAGAGTGGACGCCGAGAACTTCGCCAGTCGATCAAGAACGTAGACGACGGCACGGTAGTCATTCATACCGTCCAAAACGAAGCAGAGCTTGAGCAGTACTGGGATGACTTCGTCGACCTCCATCAACGTCGACGACACGCATCGGGAACGACGGGATGCTTTGATCACCCGCCGTTCGATCAATTCATTCGACGCGCCGCCTCGGAAATGCTGAAGTCTGGGATGCTGAGAATGGCCGTCGCCATACATGACGACACCCCCATCGCAGCAATGTTTGCCATCACGGATGCTGAATCATTGTACTTCTATCAGTCCGGAATGAATCCCGACGAAGCCAAACTGCGTCCCGGCAGCACGCTGTTCTGCGAGGGTATTCGAAACAGTATCAACGAAGGACGCGTGCGCTTTGACATGATGCGTGGTGACGAAAGCTACAAATTGCGATGGCGCGCTCAACTGCACCCCTCTCAAGAAATTCGCATCTGTAGTCCGCGTGCTTCCGCTCAGATCCGCAATCAAGTCTACTCCATCGGAATCTCGTTCAAGAACCTGATCAAGTCCGGACTTGCTACGTTTCAACCGTCCGGAGAGTTGCCTTGA
- a CDS encoding efflux RND transporter permease subunit → MRLIEFSLQNRFAVLAATIALCVLGAAVIPGITIDILPDFKKPVVVSFFSYPGLPTLDMEKSVSSRVERALTLAGKIEHQESRTVPGAAVIKVFFQPGADASSAMNDIVNLEASDMFHLPPGIEWPFTLRSEPANLPVVLAAISGEGLSESKLYSIGYYAVRNKMGGLQGVQIPHPFGGKFRQMMVYVDPIKLQAHNVSATDVVTAMQKSNLVLAAGSARMGGMDYQVHPRNTLPTVEEIEEIPITVRDDKPVFIRDVGRVVDDAALQYNIVRVNGKRSVYCPLLREPGENTIEVVDRIFEGISAEIPKMKERGDIPEETEVTLVSDQSRYIRTAMSNLFSQIGLGALLVAIVVLVFLRRFLPTVIIVATIVFAVLIGALGFAFTGQTINVMTLGGIALAIGTVVDAGIVVVENILRHQRMGKSALVAAREGTHEVSGAILAGTATTLAVFLPAIFLTGMIKYLFAPLALAATLTIGASYLLALTVVPAFCATFLKTKKTSDEPNGDTSSKHEQPRGVYGRFLSGLLAVPVLVTLLIVGGAAASFLLWPRIGTELFPEVDSGSFEIRLKTLPGTELEKTEALVARIEASVAEVIPSSEIEALIANIGLPVGKGAGFSTVLSSNSGPDTAYLIVNLKQEGRSTSTREYISRLRERFASEYPMEEFLFVAGGIVNMALNEGVPTPISVQVSAGTLDQCRDAAERLVEAIKPIPGTADVQVAQSMDYPQFDVQVDRTRAKYLGVDQEEVAQTVLTALGSSVGYAPTIWIDPKSGVDFFMGVQYESNEFQSLDELRNIPISVNSTDGPVTMPLSNIATIKRVNIPGEIAHYNISRVNDVHVNIAGRDLGSVAADIERVVSEMEFENGVSVTLRGPVEKMQSGMTLLGAGIAVAFLLVYLVLMAQFRSFVDPLIIMLSVPLGIGGVLIVLYLTDTTLNIQSLMGTLMMVGVVVNNAILLVEFANRRRIEGETPRDAALHAAQVRLRPILMTSLTLVASMIPLSFQLAPGNEAMLPLARALLGGMVFSTVLTLILVPCVYSLVHRKHMAV, encoded by the coding sequence ATGAGACTGATTGAATTCTCGTTGCAGAATCGGTTTGCCGTACTGGCTGCCACGATCGCACTATGCGTGTTGGGTGCGGCAGTGATTCCGGGGATCACGATCGATATCCTGCCCGACTTTAAGAAACCCGTCGTGGTGAGTTTCTTTTCCTATCCGGGGCTGCCCACGCTGGACATGGAAAAGTCCGTCAGCTCTCGCGTCGAACGTGCGTTGACCTTGGCCGGAAAGATCGAGCATCAAGAATCCAGGACGGTACCCGGCGCCGCTGTGATCAAGGTTTTCTTTCAACCCGGTGCCGATGCCAGCTCGGCGATGAACGACATCGTCAATCTGGAGGCAAGCGACATGTTTCACTTGCCGCCTGGGATTGAATGGCCATTCACACTGCGTAGCGAACCCGCCAACTTGCCCGTCGTGCTGGCCGCGATCTCGGGCGAAGGACTGAGCGAATCGAAACTTTATTCAATCGGCTATTACGCGGTACGCAACAAAATGGGCGGGCTGCAGGGCGTGCAAATCCCGCACCCCTTTGGCGGCAAATTCCGTCAAATGATGGTGTACGTGGATCCGATCAAGCTGCAGGCTCACAACGTCAGTGCGACCGATGTCGTCACGGCCATGCAGAAATCCAATCTGGTCCTTGCCGCAGGTTCCGCACGAATGGGCGGAATGGACTATCAAGTCCACCCACGAAACACGTTGCCGACCGTTGAGGAGATCGAAGAAATCCCGATCACGGTTCGAGATGACAAGCCCGTGTTTATCCGCGATGTCGGACGCGTCGTAGACGACGCCGCGTTGCAGTACAACATCGTTCGTGTCAATGGAAAGCGAAGCGTCTATTGCCCGCTGCTGAGAGAACCGGGCGAGAACACCATCGAAGTCGTCGATCGGATCTTTGAAGGAATCAGTGCCGAGATTCCGAAGATGAAAGAGCGCGGCGACATTCCCGAGGAGACCGAAGTCACGTTGGTTTCTGACCAGTCGCGATACATTCGCACGGCGATGTCGAACCTGTTTTCCCAGATCGGTTTGGGAGCTCTGCTGGTTGCGATCGTCGTGCTCGTCTTCCTCAGGCGTTTTCTGCCCACGGTGATCATCGTCGCGACGATCGTTTTTGCAGTCCTGATCGGTGCCCTGGGTTTCGCTTTCACCGGCCAAACGATCAACGTCATGACGCTTGGTGGCATTGCGCTTGCCATCGGAACCGTGGTCGATGCCGGAATCGTCGTGGTGGAAAACATCTTGCGTCATCAACGGATGGGCAAATCGGCACTGGTCGCCGCTCGCGAAGGCACACACGAAGTCTCCGGGGCGATTCTCGCCGGCACCGCGACCACCCTAGCTGTGTTTCTGCCGGCGATTTTCCTGACCGGGATGATCAAGTACTTGTTCGCTCCCTTGGCGTTGGCGGCAACCTTGACCATTGGTGCCTCCTATCTGTTGGCGTTGACCGTTGTCCCCGCATTCTGTGCGACTTTCTTGAAAACGAAGAAAACGTCGGACGAACCCAACGGTGATACCTCGTCAAAACACGAACAGCCTCGTGGTGTCTACGGAAGGTTTCTCAGTGGTCTGTTGGCTGTTCCCGTTCTGGTCACTCTATTGATCGTCGGTGGCGCGGCCGCTTCTTTCTTGCTGTGGCCACGGATCGGCACCGAGTTGTTTCCCGAAGTGGATTCGGGGTCGTTCGAGATTCGCCTGAAGACTCTGCCAGGAACGGAGCTTGAGAAAACAGAAGCGTTGGTGGCAAGAATCGAGGCTTCCGTTGCCGAAGTGATTCCGTCGTCGGAAATCGAGGCTTTGATCGCAAACATCGGTCTACCCGTCGGCAAAGGCGCCGGATTCTCGACCGTGCTGAGTTCCAACTCGGGACCCGATACCGCCTATCTGATCGTGAATCTGAAACAAGAAGGCCGTTCAACCAGTACGCGAGAGTACATCTCACGACTGCGTGAGCGGTTTGCCAGCGAGTACCCGATGGAGGAGTTTCTGTTCGTCGCAGGCGGCATCGTGAACATGGCTCTCAATGAAGGTGTTCCCACCCCGATCAGTGTGCAGGTTTCCGCGGGAACATTGGACCAATGCCGCGATGCAGCCGAACGCCTGGTTGAGGCGATCAAACCGATCCCAGGAACAGCGGATGTCCAAGTCGCGCAGTCAATGGACTATCCGCAGTTTGATGTCCAAGTTGATCGCACGCGGGCGAAGTACTTGGGTGTGGATCAGGAGGAAGTCGCACAAACGGTGCTGACTGCGTTGGGCTCCAGTGTCGGTTATGCCCCTACCATTTGGATCGACCCCAAGAGCGGCGTCGACTTCTTCATGGGGGTTCAGTACGAATCGAACGAGTTTCAGTCGCTCGATGAACTTCGCAACATCCCGATCTCGGTCAACAGCACGGACGGACCGGTCACGATGCCACTTTCAAACATCGCAACGATCAAACGCGTCAATATTCCAGGAGAAATTGCCCACTACAACATTTCGCGTGTCAACGACGTCCACGTCAACATCGCCGGCCGTGACCTTGGATCCGTCGCAGCAGATATTGAACGCGTTGTCTCCGAAATGGAGTTCGAAAACGGCGTCAGCGTGACCTTGCGAGGTCCGGTAGAGAAGATGCAATCGGGCATGACGCTGCTTGGTGCCGGCATTGCGGTGGCATTCTTGCTGGTCTACCTCGTCCTGATGGCACAATTTCGATCGTTCGTCGATCCGTTGATCATCATGTTGTCGGTTCCACTGGGTATCGGTGGAGTGCTGATCGTGTTGTACCTGACCGACACGACGCTCAACATCCAATCGTTGATGGGCACATTGATGATGGTGGGAGTGGTGGTGAACAACGCCATCTTGTTGGTCGAATTTGCCAATCGACGTCGCATCGAAGGAGAAACGCCGAGAGACGCCGCCCTGCACGCGGCCCAAGTTCGCTTGCGTCCCATTCTGATGACGTCACTGACACTGGTCGCCTCGATGATCCCATTGTCATTCCAGTTGGCACCGGGGAACGAAGCCATGTTGCCGCTGGCGCGTGCGTTGTTGGGAGGAATGGTATTCTCAACCGTCCTGACGTTGATTTTGGTGCCGTGCGTGTACTCGCTCGTCCACCGAAAGCATATGGCAGTGTGA
- a CDS encoding TolC family protein, which translates to MPHRILLIGLLGCIGCAGTPRSVTHSSDAHSAPTTAPAPPAEPATSSAVVEPRVASAPSASRPSVVSRDAEVRPVGYRLPSKTDVSKATDDPRNEPASGVLSINGRSYTVQLTEQTESSEPQPLLGKLASYQEDPLELVDPSGESSLSQLLADGPMAEVDMPHAAMPLAPETIDLNLPSALAMVGSDHPAVGLAQWRVQEAYARLDQARVMWLPSIQTGFSFHKHDGNYQASDGRIVDVNRNSFQYGLGAGATGAGTTPRPGIVARFHLADAIFQPQALRTTAWARSHAARGVINTQLLRVAQDYTSLVAAHQEISILQESRSRTEQLRELTQDFAEAGEGLRADAERMRTEVALLDTRMMESRERAAVASARLAESLSLDGDFEIVPLDVAAIPIGMVALETDKSSLVATALVTRPELKESQALVAAACEAFRREKFAPLVPSVVLGFSTGGFGGGLGTQLDDVDGRYDLDAMMSWEIRNLGMGENAARRIASSRVQQAKFEKLRVMDSVAREVTEAYKLVQLREQRIQIAQQGIQSAEDSHRRNLERIKDGQGLPLEALLSVQALERSRLNYLQAVVDHNQSQFQLQWALGWPVSSAIPPQE; encoded by the coding sequence ATGCCCCACAGGATTTTGCTGATCGGTTTGCTCGGATGCATCGGATGCGCGGGCACTCCTCGTTCGGTAACGCACTCGTCGGACGCTCATTCCGCGCCGACCACCGCCCCCGCTCCACCGGCTGAACCCGCGACATCGTCGGCGGTGGTGGAGCCTCGCGTTGCATCAGCGCCCAGTGCTTCGCGCCCGAGCGTCGTTTCTCGAGACGCTGAGGTTCGGCCTGTCGGCTATCGACTGCCTTCCAAAACGGACGTGTCGAAGGCAACGGACGACCCAAGAAACGAGCCTGCCAGTGGTGTTTTATCGATCAACGGACGTAGCTACACCGTTCAACTGACCGAGCAGACCGAATCCTCAGAGCCTCAACCGTTGCTCGGCAAGCTGGCGTCCTATCAAGAGGATCCGTTGGAACTGGTGGATCCGTCGGGTGAAAGCAGCCTTTCGCAGCTGTTGGCGGATGGACCGATGGCCGAAGTCGACATGCCGCACGCTGCGATGCCATTGGCTCCGGAAACGATCGATCTGAATCTGCCGTCGGCTTTAGCGATGGTCGGCAGTGACCACCCCGCAGTCGGTCTCGCTCAGTGGCGTGTGCAAGAGGCCTACGCGCGGCTGGACCAAGCACGTGTGATGTGGTTGCCGTCCATCCAAACCGGGTTCAGCTTTCACAAACATGATGGAAACTATCAAGCCAGCGATGGTCGAATCGTCGATGTCAATCGGAACTCTTTTCAGTATGGACTCGGCGCTGGCGCGACAGGCGCGGGGACGACGCCACGTCCGGGGATCGTGGCCAGGTTTCACCTTGCCGATGCGATCTTTCAACCCCAAGCACTCCGCACAACGGCTTGGGCGAGAAGCCATGCAGCTAGAGGCGTGATCAACACTCAACTGCTGCGTGTTGCGCAAGACTACACCAGCTTGGTTGCCGCCCACCAGGAGATCAGCATCCTGCAAGAATCTCGCTCCCGGACCGAGCAGTTGCGTGAGTTGACCCAGGACTTCGCCGAAGCAGGCGAGGGTTTGCGGGCGGACGCGGAGCGAATGCGGACCGAGGTCGCCTTGCTCGACACGCGGATGATGGAATCGCGTGAGCGTGCCGCGGTTGCGTCAGCGCGGTTGGCCGAGTCGCTCAGCTTGGACGGTGATTTCGAAATCGTTCCTTTGGATGTCGCAGCGATCCCGATCGGAATGGTTGCGTTGGAGACCGACAAGTCCAGTCTTGTGGCAACGGCATTGGTCACTCGACCGGAGTTGAAAGAATCGCAGGCATTGGTGGCTGCGGCCTGTGAAGCGTTTCGACGAGAGAAGTTCGCTCCGTTGGTTCCCAGCGTCGTGCTCGGCTTCAGCACGGGCGGCTTTGGCGGAGGCTTGGGGACTCAGCTCGACGACGTCGACGGTCGTTATGATTTGGACGCGATGATGTCCTGGGAGATTCGCAATCTCGGCATGGGCGAGAACGCCGCGCGAAGAATCGCTTCGTCGCGTGTCCAGCAAGCTAAGTTCGAGAAGCTGAGGGTGATGGACAGCGTGGCGAGGGAAGTGACGGAGGCGTACAAGTTGGTGCAACTACGTGAACAACGGATACAGATCGCCCAGCAAGGCATCCAGTCGGCGGAAGATTCTCATCGACGCAACTTAGAGCGAATCAAAGACGGTCAAGGGTTACCGCTGGAAGCCTTGCTGTCGGTTCAGGCATTGGAACGATCACGGTTAAATTACTTGCAAGCGGTCGTGGACCACAATCAATCGCAGTTCCAACTGCAGTGGGCTCTTGGATGGCCGGTCAGCTCGGCGATCCCGCCGCAGGAGTGA
- the arfB gene encoding alternative ribosome rescue aminoacyl-tRNA hydrolase ArfB, which translates to MSDLRVNARLTIPEREITLSAVRSSGPGGQNVNKVNSKVTLRWSPANCESLSGPWRDRFVTRFANRINREGELVLHSDKYRDQPRNMADVRQKLVEMLLECQAPPKSRKPTRPTLGSKRRKRDAKEKQSQKKQARRTDFRRDG; encoded by the coding sequence ATGTCTGACCTACGCGTCAATGCACGACTGACGATCCCTGAGCGTGAAATCACGCTTTCTGCCGTCCGCAGTAGCGGTCCAGGAGGGCAAAACGTCAACAAAGTGAATTCAAAGGTGACGCTTCGCTGGTCGCCGGCGAACTGTGAATCCCTCAGCGGACCTTGGCGAGATCGGTTCGTCACCCGATTCGCGAACCGAATCAATCGCGAAGGCGAGCTGGTGCTGCACAGTGACAAGTATCGAGACCAACCGCGGAACATGGCGGACGTTCGCCAGAAGCTGGTCGAGATGTTGCTGGAGTGCCAGGCACCACCCAAATCCAGAAAACCCACCCGGCCGACTTTGGGGTCCAAGCGTCGAAAACGAGATGCGAAAGAGAAGCAATCGCAAAAGAAGCAAGCCCGCCGCACGGACTTCCGCCGAGACGGTTGA